The sequence below is a genomic window from Oleidesulfovibrio alaskensis DSM 16109.
GGAGCGCACACCCAGCCCAGCCTGAGACCGGGGGCCACCACCTTGGAAAACGACCCCAGCAGCACCGAAGGCGCACCGTTCATATATGCTTTGACGGGCGGCAGTGCCTGCCCCTTGAACCGCAGCTCTCCGTAGGGGTTGTCCTCAACCAGCAGACAGTCAGACTGCGCCATCAGCCGTGCGGTTTCGCGTCGTGTGGCTTCGGTATAACTTATGCCCGAAGGGTTCTGAAAACTGGGGACAGCATAAAACAGCTTGGGCGAACCTGCCTGCAAAGCCCTGTCCAGTGCCTGCGTATCCACCCCGTCGGCGGTCAGTTCCAGCGTGGAAAAAGCCGCGCGGTACATGCTGAAACACTGAATGGCACCCAGATAGCCGGGCCTTTCAAGCAGCACTCCGTCACCGTCGTCCAGCATGGCTTTGGCAACAATATCCAGTCCCTGCTGCGATCCTCCGGTTATGAGAATTTCATCAGGAGTCACGCTCAGGCCCTGCGCGGCATAACGTTCTGCAATCCAGCGGCGCAGCGGAAGATACCCCTCCGTCGTGCTGTACTGCAGGGTCTGCGCCCCGCATTCCTTCATTTCCTCTGCTGCGGCCGCAGCAAGCCCCGCCACCGGAAACGAATCGGGATTCGGTAGTCCGCCGGCGAATGAAATCACTTCAGGTCGTGCGGTAACTTTAAGAATCTCGCGAATATACGAGCGGTGCACAGTATTCATTCTTCCGGCAAAACGCATGAGTTGCCCCCATAAACACAATCAGTAAAAGATTACTCCGCGGCGGCGGTCAGCTCCGCCGACAGTGCGGGACCGATTCCCACTATGGATATACCATGTTTATCGGCCAGAGAGATACTCTCCTCTCTGTCGAAAAACAATGTATTTCCTGCCTGATAGCAAAGACATGTGTATCCGCCCTGTGCCAGAGTGCGCACAGTTGCCAGCCCGAGAGCGGGCAGGTCGATACGCTCGTCCTGTCCCGGCTTCACAAACTTCAGCGCCACACAGCCGTCTCCGCCCAGTTCGCCCCCGCGGCGCAGCGTGGCGTCCGTGCCTTCCAGACCTTCCACGGCTACCACCATACCGCGCCTGACAACCAAGCACTGCCCGATATCCAGCGCGCCTATCTGCATGGCCACAGGCCACCCGTAACGGATATCCTGCCATTCTTCGGCAGAAGGCTGCCTGCGGGTAAGCACTCCTTCCGGCCCGCGCAGCCCGGGCACCAGTTCCGCAGCCTGCACTATGACAAGCCCTTCGGATTCCAGTTCGGCCAGCACTGCACGCAGCAGCACATCGTCGCCTTTGGAGCGCAACCGGAAAAGCACCTTGGCCGCGCGCATGTCGGGCCGCAGATCAAGAGCACGGGGTTTGCTGATGGCTCCGGCAAAACAAAGCCGCGTCACACCAGCGGACACAAAAAAATCTATCAGCCTGCCCAGCTGCCCGAGATGGAGCATGGACCATACATCGGCCTCGTGTTCCAGTGCGGAGTCCGTGTGCCCCTGAAAGCCGCACATGACCACCCTGTGCCCCTCCAGACGGGCGGCACGGGCCACCAGCATGGGAAACTGTCCGCTGCCGGCAATGATTCCTATGGATTCCTGATTCATATGCTGTCCTGCCTCATCATGCATATACACCCCGCGGGGTGGTGGCCATGCCTGCCTGCCACCCGCGCCGCACACGGCGGCGATGCGACCGTGTGCAGACAAAACAGGGGAAAGAAGGCCGTGCCCGCTTTCCCCTGCTTGGTATTTCAGTTGACCGGCCGTGTACTATTCCACGGACAGAATCCCCCGCTCGCTGCTGCGGATAAACTCCACAAAATTGAGCACTTCAGGGAAGTTTCCATACTCGTATTCCAGCTGTTCCAAGGCCTCCTTACGGGGAGTTTCGGAATGCCAGATCAGCCGGTAAGCGCTTTTCAGCGCCGCTATGAGATCGCGGGAAGCCTTTGCCCGGCGCAGCCCGACAAGATTGGGCCCGTGCACGCCGGCGCGGTTACCCACGGCCAGCATAAAGGGCGGCAGGTCCTGCGCGATGCCGCTCATACCGCCCACAAAGGCGTTGCGGCCGATGCGCACAAACTGATGCACCGCTGAAAGACCGGCCAGAATGGCATGGTCTTCCACGGTCACATGCCCCGCCAGAGTGGCGCCGTTGGACATGATGATGCCGTCTTTCACGTGGCAGTCATGCGCCACATGAGTATAGGCCATAAGCAGGTTATCACTGCCCACCACGGTCTTTGCGCCTCCGCCTTCGGTTCCGCGGTGCAGAGTGGCAAACTCGCGTATACGGTTGCGGTCGCCTATCTCAAGCCACGATTCCTCACCGTGAAACTTGAGATCCTGCGGTTCGCCGCCCACGGCGGCATAAGAATAGATATGGTTGTCCGTTCCCATGCGGGTATACTGCTTGACCGAAGCAAAGGCATCAATGCGGCAACGGTCGCCGATGACGGTGTTTGCCTCGACAACGGCGCACGGCCCGATGACAACGTCTTCTCCGATAACGGCCTTGCTGTCCACAAAGGCGGAAGGATGAATCTGCGCAGCCACGCTACATATCCTCTCTGTTCATGACAGCGGCGGTCATTTCGGCTTCGGCAGCAAGCTGTCCGTCCACATAGGCTTTGCCTTCCATCTTCCACAGCTTTAGCTTGTGGCGCAAAAGGCGGCAATGCAGCTCCAGCCTGTCGCCGGGGTATACCGGCTTTCTGAAGCGCACTCTTTCCATGCCTGTAAACAGAAAAAGCTTACCTTCAACGCTGGTGTCGGTGCTTTTGACCACCAGAATGCCACCGGCCTGAGCAAGCGCTTCCATAATGAGCACGCCGGGCATTACCGGCACATCAGGAAAATGCCCCTGAAAAAAAGGCTCGTTCATGGTGACGTTTTTTACAGCGGTAATGCACTCGCCGGGGGTGTAGTCGAGCACTCTGTCCACCAGCAGAAAAGGATACCGGTGCGGCAGCAGTCCCAGAATCTGTCGAATATCCAAAATGCTTTTCGCCTTGTCGTTCATCAGCTATCCCTGCCTGATTCGCCTTTCAGCGTCTCAAGCTCTTTTTCTAATTTTCTCAGCCGCTTGTACATGTCAGGCAGTTTAGGCATCACCGTCAGTGTACGCATGTACACATCGCGCTCAACCGCAGGCTGTCCGCCCATGGTCTTGCCCGGCTCTATGCTTCTGGCTATGCCCGATTTAGGCCCGACGGTCACATCGTCACCTATGGTAAGGTGTCCGGCAACCCCCACCTGACCGGCCATGGTCACTCTGTCACCCACGTGCGTGCTGCCGGAAATGCCCACCTGCGCAACGATAAGACAATCGTTGCCGATGGTGACATTGTGCCCCACCTGAACCAGATTATCCATCTTGGTGCCGTCACCAATGGTGGTCACACCCAGCACGGCGCGGTCTATGGCGGTATTGGCCCCGATTTCCACATCGTTGCCGACATGCACCCTGCCTATCTGCGGAATTTTCTGAATCCCGTATTCGGTACGGGCAAAGCCGAACCCGTCGGCCCCCAGAACAACTCCGGAATGCAGCACACAGTCGTCACCCACGGTTGTGGCAGCCATCAGCGTCACATTGGGATACAACAGGCAGTTTTCACCCACCGCACAGTCTTCCCCTACATAGCAGCCGGGAAAGAGCGTGGTTCCCTCACCTATACGCGCTCTGGCCCCTATGTAGACATGCGGGTAAATGGTGCAGCCGCCGCCTATTTCCGCTTCCGGATGAATGTATGCCATATCGCTGATGCCGCTGAAGCTGCCCTGCGGTCTGGCAAACAGATGCAAGGTACGGCCGAAGTCAAAATAGGGGTTGGCGCTGATAAGCGCGGTTTCCACCTGACCGGCGTATTCCTCGCTCACTATGACAGCTGCCGCCCGGGTACCGGCCAGCATGGGAATGTATTTCGGATTAGCCAGAAAGCTGATTTCTTCCGGTCCAGCCGCTTCAAGCGTGTTCACACCCGAAATTTCGCGGTCCGGACCTTTGAGCTTCAGCCCCAGTGCTCCGGCTATATCCGAAACCTTCATGACGGTTTTCTGCATGTGCCCGTCTTACTACTTTTTGGCACCGGCGCGCCAGATGCGGTTCACTTCAACCATCACCTCGGCGGTTACGTCCAGTTCGGGGTTGGCGTACACCACACCGGCATTGGTGGCATCGTAAATAGCAGCCATATTGTTCTTTTTGCCGTATTCATTGCAGGCTTTGGCAATGATGGTCAGAATGTCCTGACGAATCTGGGCATCGGCAGACTGCACTTTGCGGGTAAAGGTGCGGGCCTGATCTTCAAGATCACGCTTCAGACGCACAAATTCCACCTTTTTATCTTCGCGGGCTTCGGGCGTGAGAGCAGCAGCCTGCAGACGCAGCTGCTCGGACATTTTTTTCAGCTCTTCAGATTTTTTATCGATTTCTTTCTTTTCAGCAGAAAAGCTTTCTTCCATTTTTTTCTTGGCTTCGGCAGCCGGTTCGCTTTCAAGCATCAGCTTTTTAAGGTTGATCAGGCCGATTTTCTGGGGACCGGCTGCCTGTGCGGGAGCGGCGGCAAAAAGGGAAAGTGCGATGATCGCAAGCAGAATTTTACGCATTAAAGCTCTCCTGTGAGTCTTTTATTGGCAACGAATACACAGGGTTGAACCCTGTGACACTTCATGCTGTTCTGGGGTTAAAGATTAAGTGGAATACCGCCATGCGGGGCACCCGTCAAGCGGCAGAGAAACATCACATGGATGCATACCTGTTGATTTTCTTTTTGTACGCCACCACGCCCGCCACAATGCCGTCCGCCATACGGTTAAGGTAGTTGTCAGACTTGAGCCTACGGGCTTCTGCATCGTTGGTGCAGTAGCCCAGTTCCATAAGAACAGAAGGCATTTTTGCGCCCATCAGCACATAAAACGGCGCCGAGCGGACTCCGTTGTCACGCGTGGGGTAACCGTACTTACCTTTTACCGTGCCGATGACATTACTCTGTATCAGTTCTGCAAGATCTTTTGATTCCTGCATTTTTGAATTGAGCATAAGGTCAGTGAGAATGAACTGCAAATCGCTGATGCGCTTTTCGCTGACGGCGTTTTCACGCGCGGCCACACGCACGGCACTGGCAGAGCGGGCAAGGTTCAGATAGTAGGTCTCAAATCCGTGGATTTTTGAACTTCTGTTGGCGTTGATGTGCACGGAAAGAAAAAGGTCTGCTTTTTTAACATTGGCCATGGCCGTGCGTTCTTCAAGGGGCACAAACACATCTTTTGTGCGGGTGTACACCACGTTGAAGCCTTTTTTCTTAAGCTTTTCGCCAATTATTTTGGCCATCTTAAGCGTATAGTCCCGTTCGCGTATACCGTTATGCTGCGTGCCGGGGTCCTTGCCGCCGTGCCCTGCATCAATCATGATGGTATCAAGCGTCAGCCCCAGCTGTTCCACAAGGTCTTTAACCTGTTCTTTGCTGCCCGAAGGCACCTTGTAGGGGGTTGCGGGTCTGGGCCGGCTGGCGGGTGCACCGGCTACGGCAGTCTGCGCCTTTTCTTCCGGAGAAGTGACATCGATGACCACCCGGAACGGGTTATCCAGCGTAAAGACATTGTATTTACGGACAGATGAAAAATCGAGAACCACCCTGCTCACACCGGGGCGCGGCGTACCTGTGCGCACCTCCCGCAGAATACCGTCCGCAACGGTCTCCTTTGCCCGCACCAGTTTGCCGTGCGATGCATTTTCCAGATCGACATACAGACGGAACGGCTTGGAGGCCTTTTTGTCTTCAGGCAGAAACTGATACCGGTAAGCGACTTCCTTGCTGCATTCAAGCACCACACGGGTGTAATCATCACTGGACTGGTAGCGTACGTCAACCAGAGTGGCCGGAGCGCCGCTGTTGGCGGTGCCCCCTTTGATTATTTCAGAAGCCTTCAGGGGTTCATCAGCTGCAGCGGAGCGTGCAGGAGCCGGCGCGGGCTCCGGAGCAGGCGCAGGCGCAGAAGAGGCGGAAGGGGCTCCGGCAGCGCCGCTGCCTCCGTCCAGAGAGCGATGCAATGCTATGGCCTTGTAGTACATGTCGCCCTGCTGATGGTCGCGCAGAATGGTGTTCAGCAGGCTTCTGGCCGTACCATGATCACCCAGCCTGTCCTTGTATATGGCGGCGGCGCGGTACAGCGCGTCATCTGTCCAGGAATGTGATGGAAAGCGGTTGGCAAGGCGCTGGAAATACTCCACAGCACGCCTGTAGTCAGAAGCAAGATATGAGCGGGCCCCCAGTTCGGAGCGCACTCGCCCTGCGTAGTACAGTGATTTGGGTGCAAGAGGGCCGCGCGGACTCCGCTTGTACACATCCATGAAATCCTGTTCTATGCGCAACCAGTTGTCACGGTATTTCCCTTTGCGGGCGTCTTTGGTGAGCGAATGAAACTGGCGCCATGCGCTGTTGAACGAGGCATCAAGCGAAGCGGCACCCGCAGGAGCGGGAAGGCACGCCAAAGACACCGCAATGACCAGCCAGAGCCACAGCAGGCGTGATGAAAATCTGAGATGCATCGGCATTGTGAGCTATTCCATAAGCGGCGGCAACTCCGGTGCAGCCGGGGAGTGCGATAATTTGCGAAACCATACGGCATACGGCCATTTATCGCAACCCGACACAGATGCAGCCCATAAGGCATGCACATGAACATGAAAAAAGGGGATGTCTTGCGACATCCCCTTGATGCGTTCCGGAAGGTTAGAAGGTCTGTCCCATGGTGAACTCGAACTTGCCGTCCTTGCGTTCGCCGTCCACCTCGTTCAGCGGGTAGCCGTAAGCAAAGCGCAGGTTGCCCAGCGGGGACTGCCAGCGCACTTCAAGACCCACGCTGCTCTTGATTTCGTCACTCCATTCGTGCCCCATGTCGGGGTCGATGACGAAACCGGTGTCAAAGAAGGGAATCAGGTAAATGCCCATCTCGTCATCAAAGTACCAGATGTATTCAAAGTTTGCATACGCCGCGCGGGTACCGCCTATGCTGTCGTCGCTTTCGGGATCCTTGGGCGAAATATCGCGCCGGTCGTAACCGCGTATGGAGTTGATACCGCCCAGATAGATACGTTCGTGGACAGGTATTTCCTCACTCTGGTCGTTTTCAAACAGGGTGGCACCGCGCACGCGCACATGCAGCACATGGTTGTTGGCCAGCTTCTGGAAATACCGCGCATCACCGTACAGGCGGATGAAATGGTCAGTCCCCTGCAGCACGCCTCCGCCGTAGTCCACGGCACCTTTCAGGTACGTACCGCTGGTGGGACGCATGCGGTTGTCAATGGTATCGCGCGAGAGTGCAAATCCCGTCACACTGGCAAGGTTTGTGCCTTCGTAGTCGCGGATGGTCTTTGCGGCATCGTCGTCCACGTCGGAATATTTGTACTGGTCCAGACGGTAATACCAGCTGGCCCGCGTAAATTCACCAAGAGGATAGGCAAAGCTCAGAATGCCGCCCACGGTGTCCTTGTCATAGTCTTCCATGTCGCTGCTGCGCAGATAGGCGTTCACACCGACCTGAAGCTTGGTGTCATTATAATGCGGGTTGATAAAGGTGAAATCGTACTCGTTGTCTCTGCCGCTGAACGTGGCGGAAAGCGCGGCACGGTACCCTTTACCGAACAGGTTTGCTTCGCTTACCGAACCGCCGATACCGAAGCTGGAATAGGTGGAGTAAGCGATACCAGCAGCTATCTGTCCGGTATTCTTTTCCTTCACCTTTACTTTAAGATCCACTTCCTCGGGATTGGCTGTGGGAATAAGCTCGATGTCAGTCTGCGAAAAATAACCGAGGTTATTCAGACGCTGGTTGCTGCGGCGCAGTCCGGAGCCGCTGTACAGGTCGCCGTCCGTCAGACGCATTTCGCGGCGGATAACGTTGTCGCGGGTGTGCTTGTTGCCTTCAACTTCCACCCTGCGCACATAGACTTTCTGTTTTTTGGTCATCACATACGTGATGTCCACAATGGAACCGTCGCGCCGTTCGGTACGGAAACTGGTGTCGGCGAAAGCATAACCGTAGTCGTTGTAAAACTCGGTCAGCTTTTTGGTGTCCTTCTGCAGCACGTCGTAATTGAAATATTCTTCATCAGCGGCCTGTTCGTCCATTTTAATGACGTTCAGCAGCGCCTCGTCGGTATCAATCAGGTCACCGCCGAAAGCGATGTTACCCACTTTGTAACGGGTGCCTTCCTTGACGGCAAAGGAAACCACAATGCCGTCTTCCTCGTACTGGACATCGGGGTCACCCACACGCACGTCCATAAACCCGCGGTTGAGGTAGTACGCCCCGATGGCCGCGCTGTCGCGTTCAAGGTATTCTTCGCGCAGCACACCGGTGCCGGTAATCCATGAAATCATGTTGCGGGGACGCAGAGCCAGTTCATCCAGCACATCGTCTTCATCCAGCTGTTCCGCGCCGACAATACGCACCGCCTTGATGTACAGCTTGTCGCCTTCCTGCACCGAAAGCACCAGGCTGGCCGCGCCGCCGCTGCCTTCCACCACCCTGTGGCTTACATCGGCAAGATAGTAACCTTTTTTACGGTACAGGTCGGTCACTTTCATGATGTCCTGCGCCAGCAGTTTTTCGTTCATTACCGAGCCGGTCTTGGTGCTCATGACACTGAGGATTTCATCAGTGTCCACAGCATCGGAACCTTCCACGGTAATGGCTTCAATGCGCGGCTTTTCCTGCACGGTATAGACAAGCTTGAGTCCGTCGGAGGTCTGTTCGGCGGTGGCGCTCACATCGCTGAAGTACCCGAGGTCGTAAATACGTTTGATTTCCCTGTTGACCAGCTTGGGGTCCAGCGTATCGCCCTTGCGCGAGCTGAGCCGCATAAGCACCACATCGGGATCGAGAATTTTTGTACCGCGCACTTCCACGGCGGCAACGGTATCCTGCCGCAGCAGACTGGCCGCGGCTACCTGTGCCAGCTCATCCACTGCAGGCAAAATATTGATAAGGCCGTCTTTCTGTATGAACAGCGGCTTTGCGGGACGAACGCCCACAGCTTCCACAAGGCGGGCATCAAGGCTTATGCTTTCGCCCAGCTGGGTAAAACTGCCGTAAACGGCATAATCAGCGCGTGCCAGCAACGCCAGATCACGCGCAGAGGTGATATCAAGCACGTCCACACCCTGTTTTTGCAGCAGGTCGGCGGCTTCGGCACGGGGAACAACAGAAAAGCCCTGAGCAACCAGACGTTCAATCACAAGGTCGGACAGACTGTCTTCCAGATAGGCCAGATCAGGTTCGGCATTCACTTCAAAAGGAAGGACAAGCACACGCACGTTGGCGGGCGCGGCGGCATTGGCCTGAACGGCCCCCAGACAAACCAGCAGGCTTGAGGCGACGTAAAGCCACAGCCTAGCAATTCTGGTCATACAGTTCTCCAGCTCTCAGTTCTAGACGTCTATTCATGAGTGATGCCAGGGAGTTGTTATGGGTAACCACAACAAGCGTCATACCCAGCTCTCTGTTTAAATCCATCAGCAACTGCCCGACACTGTCGCCCGTGCGTTCATCGAGGTTACCGGTAGGTTCGTCAGCCAGCAGCACGGCAGGATGCATAAGGATGGCCCTTGCGATGGCGGCGCGCTGGCGTTCTCCGCCCGACAGCGTACCCACCCTGTGACCTGCCCTGCCGGACATGCCCACAAGCTCAAGGGCGTGTGCGGCTTTTTTCATGGCTTCACGGCGGGGCATACCCGCAATGACAGCCTGCATGGCCACATTTTCCTGCGTATTGAATTCCGGCAGCAGATGATGAAACTGAAAGACAAATCCAACGTCTCTGCTGCGCATGGCGGCCTTCTGTTCCGCCGTCATGGCTGTGATGTCTCTTCCCCTGAAGAGAACAGTTCCCCGAGAAGGATTATCAAGGGTTCCCAAGAGATGCAATAGGGTCGATTTGCCCGAACCGGACGCCCCGACAACCGCCACAGAGTCACCTTGGGCAATATCAAGATTCAACCTACTGAAAATAATAATTTTTTCTGCAGGACCCTGATATTCTTTACCCACATCTTTCAGGCTGAACAGCATGGTATTTTTTTCCATCATTCGTACCGCAGCGCCTCGGCAGGCTCCAGTGAAGACGCCTGCCGCGCAGGATAGATGGTGGCAAGAAAGCACAGCACCATGGCACCGACGGCAATGGCTGCCAGATCCTGCCACTGCAGCAGCACGGGCAGATGGTCAAGCGAATAGACGCCGGGCGGCAGTTTGATGAACTGATAACGCTTGAGCAGCCAGCACACAAGCAGCCCCAGCCCGAATCCCAGAGTGGTGCCCACAACGCCTATGATAGTACCCTGCAGCATGAAAATGCGCCGGATATGTGATTTTGTAGCGCCCATGGACATCATGATGGCGATATCGCGCGATTTTTCCATAACCAGCATCACCAGTGTGGTGACAATGGAAAAAGACCCCACCAGCACTATGAGGGTGAGCATGATGGACATGGCAGCTTTTTCCAGCTTGAGCGCCGCAAAAAGGTTGGCATTCATTTCCATCCAGTTGCGGCTGTAAAAAGGATACCCGCCCAGAGCCTGAGTAACCGCCTGCGCCACGGTATCGGCGCGGTAAATGTCATCCACCACTATTTCAAGACCAGAAACAGTGCCAGCAGGCATTCCCAGCAGATCACGGGCGGCATCAAGCGAGACGAACCCCAGCGACGAGTCATACTCGAACATGCCGGTAGAAAAAATACCTGCGATCTTGAAAGAAAGGATGCGCGGGGTAAACCCCGCGCTTGTTTTTTCGCCCGAAGGAGACAGCAGGTTGACCCTGCTGCCCACGGTGATACCCAGCCGTTTGGCCAGTTCTTTGCCGATGACAAGACCCGGCGCACCGGATCGTTCAAGGTCGGCCAGAGAACCGTCTACCATGCGGCCGGCAATGCCCAGCACCGCCGGCGCCGAAACGGGGTCCACCCCGCGCAGCACCACACCTTTGACTCCGTAGCGGGTCGAAAGCATGACCTCGGAATAAATGAACGGGGTCGCGCCCTTTACTCCCGGAACGGTTTCGGCCTTGCGCACCAGTTCAGGATAGCCGGAAATACCGCCGCCCGCAGCCAGCGTGATGACATGGGCGTTCACGCCCAGTATCTTTTCACGCATATCCACGGTGAAGCCGTTCATAACGCCCAGCACCACGATGAGCGATGCCACGCCCAGAGCCACACCCAGCACCGAAATGACGGATATGACCGAAATGAAAGTCTGCTTGCGGCGGGCAAACAGATAACGCAACGCAACAAACAGCTCAAAACGCATGCTGCTGGCTTGTCCTTTCCGGTTGGCGGGCCTGACTGCGGCCCGGTATGGCGACTGCTGTTGCCGTTTTCAGATCAGCTCTCCAGCTTAAGCAGCGGGAAGAGGATAACCTCGCGGATGGAAGCCGAATCCGTGAGCAGCATGACCAGACGGTCAATGCCCACGCCCTGCCCTGCGGCAGGAGGCATACCGTATTCAAGCGCACGCAGGTAGTCTTCATCCATAAAGTGCGCTTCATCATCGCCGGCTTCTTTTTCCGCCACCTGATCGTCAAAACGCTTGCGCTGGTCAACGGGGTCATTCAGTTCCGAAAACGCATTGGCCAGTTCTCTGCCCGTTATAAACAGCTCGAAACGGTCAGTCACGTCAGGATTGTCATCATTCCGGCGCGAAAGCGGCGAGATATCAGTGGGGTAATGATAGATGAAATGCGGCTGGATAAGCTTGTATTCCACATCCAGATCAAAAAGCTTTGCCTGCAGCTTGCCCAGCTTTTCGCCTTCGATGACCTTTTCGCCCCGTTCGCGGATATATGCGGACAGCTTTTCGTAATCGTTGTAAAATTCCGGCGCGTGTCCGCCGACTTTTTCCAGCGAGTCATGGAATGTCATCCGCTGCCACTTGCCGGGCGTCAGGTCCACTTCCTGCCCCTGATAGGTAATGACGGTGCTGCCGCAGACCTTTTGTGCCAGACGCGAAAACAACTGTTCCGTCAGATCCATCAGATCTTCAAAGCGGGCATATGCCCAGTAAAACTCACACATGGTGAATTCGGGATTATGCTGGGTGGAAATCCCTTCGTTACGGAAGTTGCGGTTGATTTCGAACACTTTTTCAAAGCCGCCCACCAGCAGACGCTTCAGGTACAGCTCCGGCGCAATGCGCATGTACAGCTGCATATCAAGCGCATTGTGATGCGTGACAAAAGGCTTTGCCGTGGCGCCGCCCGGAATGGGCTGCATCATGGGTGTTTCCACTTCCATGAACCCGCGTTCTTCCATAAAATTGCGGAATTCACGCACAATCTGGCCGCGTTTGCGGAATATCTCGCGGGTACGCGGGGTGACTATCAGGTCCACATAGCGCTGACGGTAGCGGGTTTCCACGTCTTTCAGCCCGTGGTACTTTTCCGGCAGGGGGCGGATGGACTTGGTAAGCAGCTGCACGGAAGAACACTGTATGGTCAGCTCGCCCGTTTTGGTGCGGAACAGCGTACCGCACACGCCCACAATGTCGCCTATGTCAAATTTTTTAAAAACGCTGTAGGCATCGGCTCCCAGCGAATCCCGCGAAGCGTAGCACTGCATTTTGCCGCTTTTATCAAGCAGGTGGAAAAAGGTAACCTTGCCGAAGGAACGCTGGGACACGATACGCCCGGCGCAGCTGAACTCCTGATCCAGAGTTTCCAGTTCTTCGGCTTCCAGACCTTCATAGCCTGCCTGAATTTCAGCGACATCAATTTCTTTGTTGAACCTGTTGGGAAACAGGGGCACCCCTGCGTCCATCATGTCACAGGACTTGGCAACACGGCTCTTGATGACTTCGTTCAGTTCGTCACGCTCATCAAGCCTCGTAAGCATGGGCATAAAGTAAGCGGAATGCTCGGACTTGGTGGGAAGCTTGATCTTTTTGCGGTTTGAGGATTCTTGATTACTCAAGGGAAATATCTCCATGCTCTTAAATTGGTCGCAAACGCTGAATCGGGTATGGGTATTCCAATTGGGACGCTCCGTCAAGGAAGCCCGCCCCCCGTGAGTTTTTAAAGATTTTTTTCACATTATCATTTTTGTACTTGACGAACACAGCCGATCTTTATATCTCTTCCCTTCGCCGGACACGAGTTGTCCGCACCACACTCCCTGGTAGCTCAATCGGCAGAGCGGGTGACTGTTAATCACTAGGTTGGCGGTTCAAGTCCGTCCCGGGGAGCCAGAATATAAAGCCCCTGCTCAGGCAGGGGCTTTTTTTTGCGTCCCGCGCAGGGGCGGCAACGCACCGCGGCCATAGCCACATGCTGCCGCGTGCCACAGCCTGCAACAACAAGCCCCCGTAGCGCCGCCTGCCGCGCTGCCGGACCGGTACTATGCCCGCCTGCACAACAGATGGTGTACCCTGCGGCGCCTCTTTAAATTCCCCTGCACCTCTCCGCTCATGCACCAGCCGGCAGCACGGTATATATAAATGTTGCACGCCGCGGCGAATCTGCCTGCAGCATGACGCACATCTGCCCGTACTTTCCCCCCGTCCCCGCACGCTGCCCGAAACTGCCGGCCG
It includes:
- a CDS encoding ABC transporter ATP-binding protein, whose translation is MMEKNTMLFSLKDVGKEYQGPAEKIIIFSRLNLDIAQGDSVAVVGASGSGKSTLLHLLGTLDNPSRGTVLFRGRDITAMTAEQKAAMRSRDVGFVFQFHHLLPEFNTQENVAMQAVIAGMPRREAMKKAAHALELVGMSGRAGHRVGTLSGGERQRAAIARAILMHPAVLLADEPTGNLDERTGDSVGQLLMDLNRELGMTLVVVTHNNSLASLMNRRLELRAGELYDQNC
- a CDS encoding N-acetylmuramoyl-L-alanine amidase yields the protein MPMHLRFSSRLLWLWLVIAVSLACLPAPAGAASLDASFNSAWRQFHSLTKDARKGKYRDNWLRIEQDFMDVYKRSPRGPLAPKSLYYAGRVRSELGARSYLASDYRRAVEYFQRLANRFPSHSWTDDALYRAAAIYKDRLGDHGTARSLLNTILRDHQQGDMYYKAIALHRSLDGGSGAAGAPSASSAPAPAPEPAPAPARSAAADEPLKASEIIKGGTANSGAPATLVDVRYQSSDDYTRVVLECSKEVAYRYQFLPEDKKASKPFRLYVDLENASHGKLVRAKETVADGILREVRTGTPRPGVSRVVLDFSSVRKYNVFTLDNPFRVVIDVTSPEEKAQTAVAGAPASRPRPATPYKVPSGSKEQVKDLVEQLGLTLDTIMIDAGHGGKDPGTQHNGIRERDYTLKMAKIIGEKLKKKGFNVVYTRTKDVFVPLEERTAMANVKKADLFLSVHINANRSSKIHGFETYYLNLARSASAVRVAARENAVSEKRISDLQFILTDLMLNSKMQESKDLAELIQSNVIGTVKGKYGYPTRDNGVRSAPFYVLMGAKMPSVLMELGYCTNDAEARRLKSDNYLNRMADGIVAGVVAYKKKINRYASM
- a CDS encoding lipoprotein-releasing ABC transporter permease subunit; protein product: MRFELFVALRYLFARRKQTFISVISVISVLGVALGVASLIVVLGVMNGFTVDMREKILGVNAHVITLAAGGGISGYPELVRKAETVPGVKGATPFIYSEVMLSTRYGVKGVVLRGVDPVSAPAVLGIAGRMVDGSLADLERSGAPGLVIGKELAKRLGITVGSRVNLLSPSGEKTSAGFTPRILSFKIAGIFSTGMFEYDSSLGFVSLDAARDLLGMPAGTVSGLEIVVDDIYRADTVAQAVTQALGGYPFYSRNWMEMNANLFAALKLEKAAMSIMLTLIVLVGSFSIVTTLVMLVMEKSRDIAIMMSMGATKSHIRRIFMLQGTIIGVVGTTLGFGLGLLVCWLLKRYQFIKLPPGVYSLDHLPVLLQWQDLAAIAVGAMVLCFLATIYPARQASSLEPAEALRYE
- the bamA gene encoding outer membrane protein assembly factor BamA gives rise to the protein MTRIARLWLYVASSLLVCLGAVQANAAAPANVRVLVLPFEVNAEPDLAYLEDSLSDLVIERLVAQGFSVVPRAEAADLLQKQGVDVLDITSARDLALLARADYAVYGSFTQLGESISLDARLVEAVGVRPAKPLFIQKDGLINILPAVDELAQVAAASLLRQDTVAAVEVRGTKILDPDVVLMRLSSRKGDTLDPKLVNREIKRIYDLGYFSDVSATAEQTSDGLKLVYTVQEKPRIEAITVEGSDAVDTDEILSVMSTKTGSVMNEKLLAQDIMKVTDLYRKKGYYLADVSHRVVEGSGGAASLVLSVQEGDKLYIKAVRIVGAEQLDEDDVLDELALRPRNMISWITGTGVLREEYLERDSAAIGAYYLNRGFMDVRVGDPDVQYEEDGIVVSFAVKEGTRYKVGNIAFGGDLIDTDEALLNVIKMDEQAADEEYFNYDVLQKDTKKLTEFYNDYGYAFADTSFRTERRDGSIVDITYVMTKKQKVYVRRVEVEGNKHTRDNVIRREMRLTDGDLYSGSGLRRSNQRLNNLGYFSQTDIELIPTANPEEVDLKVKVKEKNTGQIAAGIAYSTYSSFGIGGSVSEANLFGKGYRAALSATFSGRDNEYDFTFINPHYNDTKLQVGVNAYLRSSDMEDYDKDTVGGILSFAYPLGEFTRASWYYRLDQYKYSDVDDDAAKTIRDYEGTNLASVTGFALSRDTIDNRMRPTSGTYLKGAVDYGGGVLQGTDHFIRLYGDARYFQKLANNHVLHVRVRGATLFENDQSEEIPVHERIYLGGINSIRGYDRRDISPKDPESDDSIGGTRAAYANFEYIWYFDDEMGIYLIPFFDTGFVIDPDMGHEWSDEIKSSVGLEVRWQSPLGNLRFAYGYPLNEVDGERKDGKFEFTMGQTF